A DNA window from Cobetia marina contains the following coding sequences:
- a CDS encoding peptidylprolyl isomerase, whose amino-acid sequence MIVLHTNYGDITLELNHEKAPKTAANFEQYVREGHYSNVLFHRVIPGFMVQGGGFDTDFNQKPTNGVIENEADNGLKNDRGTVAMARTMDPHSASAQFFINVNDNDFLNFTSKTSQGWGYCVFGKVVEGMDVVEKIEAVKTTRRDGHADVPAEDVIITSAEITE is encoded by the coding sequence ATGATCGTTCTTCACACCAACTACGGCGACATCACCCTCGAACTCAACCACGAGAAGGCCCCGAAGACTGCGGCCAACTTCGAGCAATACGTGCGTGAAGGCCACTACAGCAACGTCCTTTTCCACCGCGTCATCCCGGGTTTCATGGTTCAGGGCGGTGGCTTTGACACCGACTTCAACCAGAAGCCGACCAACGGCGTGATCGAGAACGAAGCCGACAATGGCCTCAAGAACGACCGCGGCACCGTGGCCATGGCACGTACCATGGATCCTCACTCCGCCAGCGCCCAGTTCTTCATCAACGTCAATGACAACGACTTCCTGAACTTCACCAGCAAGACCAGCCAGGGCTGGGGTTACTGCGTGTTCGGCAAGGTCGTCGAAGGCATGGACGTGGTCGAGAAGATCGAGGCGGTCAAGACCACGCGTCGCGACGGCCACGCCGACGTGCCGGCAGAAGACGTGATCATCACCAGCGCCGAAATCACCGAATAA
- a CDS encoding glutamine--tRNA ligase/YqeY domain fusion protein, which yields MSTETQSAPNFVLNQIREELDAGRAEKVVTRFPPEPNGFLHIGHAKSICLNFGLAQQLGGDCHLRFDDTNPAKEEQAYIDAIKEDVEWLGFEWAGKVRFASDYFDQLYAWAQHLVREGKAYVDDLSPDEIREYRGTLKEPGRPSPYRERSPEENLDLLERMKKGEFGESEKVLRARIDMAAPNINLRDPILYRIRHASHHQTGDKWKIYPSYDFTHGQSDALEGVTHSICTLEFEDHRPLYEWFLANLPVPSTPRQIEFARLNLDYTVTSKRKLKLLVDEGVVDGWDDPRMPTISGMRRRGYTAASIRKFCDMIGVSRADGGMVEIGMLHHAIRSDLEDNALRAMCVLNPLKVVLTNLPEGHEEVFEVPGHPARDDMGTRQIPLTRELWIDADDFMEDAPKKFFRLAPEKEVRLRNGYVIRCDEVIKDDAGEIVELRCSVDLDTLGKNPEGRKVKGVIHWVSAEHAVPVEVRQYENLFLEAEPDRDKDVDFLEHLNPQSLSIVKGFGEPSLRDAAPETRYQFERIGYFVADRHDCVDGALVFNRTVSLKDGWAKAQKKG from the coding sequence ATGAGTACCGAGACCCAGAGCGCCCCGAACTTCGTGTTGAACCAGATCCGCGAAGAACTCGACGCCGGCCGCGCCGAAAAGGTTGTCACGCGTTTCCCGCCGGAGCCCAACGGCTTCCTGCACATCGGGCACGCCAAGTCGATCTGTCTGAACTTCGGTCTGGCGCAACAGCTGGGTGGCGACTGTCACCTGCGCTTCGATGACACCAACCCGGCCAAGGAAGAGCAGGCCTATATCGACGCCATCAAGGAAGACGTCGAGTGGTTGGGCTTCGAGTGGGCCGGCAAGGTGCGCTTCGCCTCCGATTATTTTGATCAGCTCTATGCCTGGGCCCAGCACCTGGTGCGCGAAGGCAAGGCCTATGTCGATGACCTCTCGCCGGACGAGATCCGTGAATACCGTGGCACGCTCAAGGAGCCGGGACGTCCCAGCCCCTACCGTGAGCGTAGCCCCGAGGAGAATCTCGATCTCCTCGAGCGCATGAAGAAGGGCGAGTTCGGCGAGAGCGAGAAGGTGCTGCGTGCGCGCATCGACATGGCGGCGCCCAACATCAATCTGCGCGACCCGATCCTCTACCGCATCCGTCATGCCAGCCACCATCAGACCGGCGACAAGTGGAAGATCTATCCGTCCTATGATTTCACCCACGGTCAATCCGATGCACTGGAAGGCGTGACGCACTCCATCTGTACGCTGGAGTTTGAAGACCACCGCCCGCTGTACGAGTGGTTCCTCGCCAATCTGCCGGTGCCGAGCACGCCGCGTCAGATCGAGTTCGCGCGTCTGAATCTGGATTACACCGTCACTTCCAAGCGCAAGCTGAAGCTGCTGGTGGATGAAGGCGTGGTCGATGGCTGGGATGATCCGCGCATGCCGACCATCTCCGGCATGCGTCGTCGTGGCTATACCGCGGCTTCCATCCGCAAGTTCTGCGACATGATCGGCGTGAGCCGTGCTGACGGCGGCATGGTCGAGATCGGCATGCTGCACCACGCCATTCGCTCGGACCTGGAGGACAACGCGCTGCGTGCCATGTGCGTGCTCAACCCGCTCAAGGTGGTGCTGACCAACCTGCCGGAAGGCCATGAGGAAGTGTTCGAGGTCCCCGGCCATCCGGCGCGTGATGACATGGGCACGCGTCAGATTCCGCTGACCCGTGAGCTGTGGATCGACGCGGATGACTTCATGGAAGACGCGCCGAAGAAGTTCTTCCGTCTCGCGCCCGAGAAGGAAGTGCGTCTGCGCAACGGTTACGTCATCCGCTGTGATGAAGTGATCAAGGATGACGCCGGCGAGATCGTCGAGCTGCGGTGCAGTGTCGACCTCGATACCCTCGGCAAGAACCCTGAAGGCCGCAAGGTCAAGGGTGTCATCCATTGGGTCAGCGCCGAGCATGCAGTGCCGGTCGAGGTGCGTCAGTACGAGAATCTGTTCCTGGAAGCCGAGCCGGACCGTGACAAGGATGTCGATTTCCTTGAGCACCTCAATCCGCAGTCGCTGAGCATCGTCAAGGGCTTCGGTGAGCCGAGTCTGCGCGATGCCGCGCCGGAAACGCGCTACCAGTTCGAGCGTATCGGCTACTTCGTGGCGGATCGTCATGACTGCGTCGATGGCGCGCTGGTCTTCAACCGCACCGTCAGCCTGAAGGACGGTTGGGCCAAGGCACAGAAGAAGGGGTGA
- the cysS gene encoding cysteine--tRNA ligase, whose translation MSIYSTLSRTKAPFVPLEGNKVRMYVCGVTVYDLCHIGHARVMVAFDVITRYLRARGYDVTYVRNITDIDDKILKRADENGEAFDALTERMIQAMHEDEGRLGILRPDLEPRATAHIADIIAMTETLIDKGYAYAASNGDVYYRVRRFEGYGKLNNRQLDDMQSGARVEVEEAKEDPLDFVLWKAAKPGEASWPSPWGEGRPGWHIECSAMSTCCLGNTFDIHGGGPDLTFPHHENEIAQSEAATGQQYANVWMHAGAVRVGQDKMSKSLGNFFTIRDVLEQHNPEVVRYLLVASHYRSAISYEANSLDEARRSLERFYNALETVTPEQGEVSGDWRARFVAAMDDDFNTAGALSVLFELARELNRAKKEAPQQAPALAFELISLGGLLGLFGQDPAVFLKGDTAALALSEDEIQAQIEARAAAKKAKDFAGADRIRDELAAQGIILKDSREGTTWVLEG comes from the coding sequence CTGTCCATCTACAGTACCCTGAGCCGGACCAAGGCACCTTTCGTGCCACTGGAAGGCAACAAGGTGCGCATGTACGTCTGTGGCGTGACGGTCTATGACCTCTGTCACATCGGGCATGCGCGTGTGATGGTGGCCTTCGATGTCATCACGCGCTACCTGCGTGCGCGCGGGTATGACGTCACCTACGTGCGCAACATCACCGACATCGACGACAAGATCCTCAAGCGCGCCGACGAGAATGGCGAGGCCTTCGATGCGCTCACCGAGCGCATGATCCAGGCGATGCATGAAGATGAAGGGCGCCTGGGGATTCTGCGTCCTGACCTCGAGCCGCGTGCCACCGCGCACATCGCTGACATCATCGCGATGACCGAGACGCTGATTGACAAGGGCTATGCCTATGCGGCCAGCAACGGTGATGTCTACTACCGTGTGCGTCGTTTCGAGGGCTACGGCAAGCTCAACAACCGTCAGCTCGATGACATGCAGTCCGGTGCGCGGGTGGAGGTCGAGGAAGCCAAGGAAGATCCGCTCGACTTCGTGCTGTGGAAGGCTGCCAAGCCGGGCGAGGCCAGCTGGCCGTCGCCCTGGGGGGAGGGGCGTCCTGGCTGGCACATCGAGTGCTCCGCGATGTCGACCTGCTGCCTGGGCAACACCTTCGATATCCACGGCGGCGGGCCGGACCTGACCTTCCCCCATCACGAGAACGAGATCGCCCAGTCCGAGGCCGCCACGGGCCAGCAGTACGCCAACGTGTGGATGCATGCCGGCGCGGTGCGTGTCGGTCAGGACAAGATGTCCAAGTCGCTGGGCAACTTCTTCACCATTCGTGACGTGCTGGAGCAGCACAACCCGGAAGTGGTGCGTTACCTGCTGGTGGCCAGCCACTATCGCAGCGCGATCAGCTATGAAGCCAACTCGCTGGATGAGGCGCGTCGCTCGCTGGAGCGCTTCTACAATGCGCTCGAGACTGTCACGCCCGAGCAAGGCGAGGTGTCAGGCGATTGGCGGGCACGCTTCGTGGCCGCCATGGATGACGACTTCAATACGGCGGGTGCGCTGTCGGTGCTGTTCGAGCTGGCACGCGAGCTGAACCGTGCCAAGAAGGAAGCACCGCAGCAGGCGCCGGCGCTGGCCTTCGAGCTGATCTCGCTGGGCGGTCTGCTGGGTCTGTTCGGGCAGGACCCGGCAGTCTTCCTCAAGGGCGATACTGCGGCGCTGGCGTTGTCTGAAGACGAGATCCAGGCGCAGATCGAGGCGCGTGCCGCCGCCAAGAAGGCCAAGGATTTCGCGGGGGCGGATCGCATCCGTGACGAGCTGGCCGCACAGGGCATCATCCTCAAGGACTCCCGTGAGGGGACGACCTGGGTGCTGGAAGGCTGA
- the mtnN gene encoding 5'-methylthioadenosine/S-adenosylhomocysteine nucleosidase, with the protein MTLKTLGIIGAMAEEVAILAERLEDSTTSTHAGSTFHVGQLHGMKIVLLQSGIGKVNAAVGACQMIERYQPDAIINTGSAGGFASDLEIGDVIISSEVRHHDVDAVVFGYEHGQVPQMPAAYPSAPELVKVARECVEAQGEIKAREGLICTGDIFMSDPELVALTRSRFPSMLAAEMEAAAIAQTCYLYDMPFVVIRALSDIAGKDNNSQSFEEFLHVAARQSSRMVDAMVKRLAS; encoded by the coding sequence ATGACCCTCAAGACTCTTGGCATCATCGGCGCCATGGCCGAGGAAGTGGCCATTCTCGCCGAGCGCCTGGAAGACAGCACCACCAGCACCCACGCCGGCTCCACCTTCCATGTCGGCCAGCTGCACGGAATGAAGATCGTGCTGCTGCAATCCGGTATCGGCAAGGTGAATGCCGCCGTCGGTGCCTGCCAGATGATCGAGCGCTACCAGCCGGATGCCATCATCAATACCGGCTCGGCCGGTGGTTTCGCGTCTGATCTCGAGATCGGCGATGTGATCATCTCCAGCGAAGTGCGCCATCACGATGTCGATGCCGTGGTCTTCGGCTATGAGCACGGACAGGTGCCGCAGATGCCGGCGGCCTACCCGTCAGCCCCTGAGCTGGTCAAGGTCGCGCGCGAGTGCGTCGAGGCCCAGGGAGAGATCAAGGCGCGTGAAGGCCTGATCTGCACCGGCGACATCTTCATGTCCGACCCGGAACTGGTCGCGCTGACCCGCTCACGCTTCCCGAGCATGCTGGCCGCCGAGATGGAAGCCGCCGCCATCGCCCAGACCTGCTACCTCTACGACATGCCGTTCGTGGTCATCCGTGCGCTGTCCGACATCGCCGGCAAGGACAACAACAGCCAGTCCTTCGAGGAATTCCTGCACGTGGCCGCACGCCAGTCCTCGCGCATGGTCGATGCCATGGTCAAGCGACTCGCCAGCTGA
- the folD gene encoding bifunctional methylenetetrahydrofolate dehydrogenase/methenyltetrahydrofolate cyclohydrolase FolD, with translation MAAQLIDGKAIAERVRQQVGRQVEARRDAGERIPGLAVVLVGEDAASEVYVRNKHRACEKAGILSTQHRLPADTTQQELEALVDSLNDDASIDGILVQLPLPEHLDSRPILERIRTDKDVDGFHPYNLGRLAQRLPVMRPCTPKGIMTLLSESGLQVRGMDATIVGASNIVGRPMALELMLAGCTTTVCHRFTKDLESKVRQADLVVVGVGKPGLVKGEWIKDGAIVIDVGINRLEDGSLVGDVEFAPAAERAGWITPVPGGVGPMTVASLLENTLFAAELHDARLTAE, from the coding sequence ATGGCAGCACAACTGATTGATGGCAAGGCCATTGCCGAACGCGTACGCCAACAGGTCGGCCGCCAGGTCGAAGCGCGCCGCGATGCCGGTGAACGAATCCCGGGGCTTGCCGTCGTGCTGGTCGGCGAAGACGCGGCATCCGAGGTCTATGTCCGCAACAAGCACCGCGCTTGCGAGAAGGCAGGCATCCTCTCCACCCAGCACCGTCTGCCTGCTGACACGACCCAACAGGAACTTGAGGCACTGGTCGACTCGCTGAATGACGATGCCAGCATTGATGGCATCCTGGTCCAGCTGCCGCTGCCGGAGCACCTCGACTCACGCCCGATCCTCGAACGGATCCGCACCGACAAGGATGTGGACGGTTTCCATCCCTACAACCTCGGTCGTCTGGCACAGCGCCTGCCGGTGATGCGTCCCTGCACGCCCAAGGGCATCATGACGCTGCTGTCCGAGAGCGGCCTGCAGGTGCGCGGCATGGACGCCACCATCGTCGGCGCGTCCAACATCGTCGGCCGTCCGATGGCGCTGGAGCTGATGCTGGCTGGCTGCACCACCACCGTCTGCCACCGCTTCACCAAGGACCTTGAGAGCAAGGTCCGCCAGGCGGATCTGGTCGTGGTCGGCGTGGGCAAGCCGGGCCTGGTCAAGGGGGAGTGGATCAAGGACGGCGCCATCGTCATCGATGTGGGTATCAATCGTCTCGAGGACGGTTCGCTGGTCGGCGATGTGGAATTCGCGCCAGCCGCGGAGCGCGCCGGCTGGATCACGCCGGTCCCCGGCGGGGTAGGCCCGATGACCGTGGCCTCGCTGCTGGAGAACACCCTGTTCGCCGCCGAGCTGCACGACGCGCGCCTCACCGCCGAGTAA
- the tig gene encoding trigger factor produces MQASVATTSPIERKVTITVPASEVDQAVNARLLETAKTVRLNGFRKGHVPMAVVQQRYGKDVRNEIVGEIMRQHYVTAVTENELNPAGWPKIDATVDEAGKDLEFVATLEIYPEIELKPIEGAEIERPQAEVTDADVEEMIETLRKQNASWTDVERAAADGDQVKIDFEGFLGEEAFEGGSAEGHELVLGSNSFIPGFEEQLIGASAGDDKEIKVSFPADYQAEHLAGQEATFKVKVHAVKAQELPEVNEEFIAQFGLEAADVESFKVEVKKNMQRELKNAIENRVKQQVLAELTKANDILVPQALADQEIDGLKRQAAQQFGLGEDFDVSQLPGELFQDQAVQRVKTGLLLSEVVSSNEMDVSDEELNARVEEMAQQYQDPAQVTEYYGSNEQARNQLKSVLLEEKAVDKLLTQAQVKDVTMSYQEALQAAQQQEEAEEEAAEAEEQA; encoded by the coding sequence ATGCAAGCTTCTGTCGCAACGACTTCTCCGATCGAGCGCAAGGTCACCATTACGGTGCCGGCTTCTGAAGTCGACCAGGCCGTCAACGCCCGTCTTCTGGAAACCGCCAAGACCGTTCGTCTGAACGGCTTCCGCAAGGGCCACGTGCCGATGGCAGTGGTGCAACAGCGTTACGGCAAGGACGTGCGCAACGAGATCGTTGGCGAGATCATGCGCCAGCATTACGTGACCGCCGTCACCGAAAACGAACTGAACCCGGCTGGCTGGCCGAAGATCGATGCCACCGTCGATGAAGCCGGCAAGGATCTGGAGTTCGTCGCGACTCTGGAAATCTACCCGGAAATCGAACTGAAGCCGATCGAAGGCGCTGAAATCGAGCGTCCGCAGGCCGAAGTGACCGACGCCGACGTCGAAGAGATGATCGAGACCCTGCGCAAGCAGAATGCCTCCTGGACCGACGTCGAGCGCGCTGCCGCTGACGGCGACCAGGTCAAGATCGATTTCGAAGGCTTCCTCGGTGAAGAAGCCTTCGAAGGCGGCAGCGCTGAAGGCCACGAGCTGGTGCTGGGTTCCAACAGCTTCATCCCGGGCTTCGAAGAGCAGCTGATCGGTGCTTCTGCTGGCGACGACAAGGAAATCAAGGTTTCCTTCCCGGCTGACTACCAGGCCGAGCACCTCGCCGGTCAGGAAGCGACCTTCAAGGTCAAGGTCCACGCCGTCAAGGCTCAGGAACTGCCGGAAGTGAACGAAGAGTTCATCGCCCAGTTCGGCCTGGAAGCTGCCGATGTCGAAAGCTTCAAGGTGGAAGTGAAGAAGAACATGCAGCGCGAGCTGAAGAATGCGATCGAGAATCGCGTCAAGCAGCAGGTGCTGGCTGAGCTGACCAAGGCCAATGACATCCTCGTTCCGCAGGCACTGGCGGATCAGGAAATCGACGGCCTGAAGCGTCAGGCAGCACAGCAGTTCGGTCTGGGCGAAGACTTCGACGTCTCCCAGCTGCCGGGTGAGCTGTTCCAGGACCAGGCCGTCCAGCGCGTCAAGACTGGCCTGCTGCTCAGCGAAGTCGTCAGCAGCAACGAGATGGACGTCAGCGACGAAGAGCTCAACGCTCGCGTTGAAGAAATGGCCCAGCAGTATCAGGATCCGGCTCAGGTCACCGAGTACTATGGTTCCAACGAACAGGCTCGCAACCAGCTCAAGTCCGTCCTGCTCGAAGAGAAGGCCGTTGACAAGCTGCTGACACAGGCTCAGGTTAAGGACGTTACCATGTCCTACCAGGAAGCCCTGCAGGCAGCACAGCAGCAGGAAGAAGCCGAAGAAGAAGCGGCAGAAGCAGAAGAGCAGGCCTGA
- the clpP gene encoding ATP-dependent Clp endopeptidase proteolytic subunit ClpP, with translation MNDFDIKNAGGLVPMVVEQNARGERAYDIYSRLLKERVIFLVGPVEDYMANLVVAQLLFLESENPDKDIHLYINSPGGSVTAGMAIYDTMQFIKPDVSTVCIGQAASMGALLLAGGAADKRYALPNSRVMIHQPLGGYQGQATDIEIHTKEILTIREKLNRILAHHTGQDFDTIANDTDRDNFMAANQAMEYGLIDAVLERRPDVE, from the coding sequence ATGAACGACTTCGACATCAAGAATGCAGGCGGTCTGGTTCCGATGGTTGTCGAGCAGAATGCTCGCGGCGAACGGGCCTATGACATCTATTCCCGCCTGCTGAAGGAACGGGTGATCTTCCTTGTGGGCCCGGTTGAGGATTACATGGCCAATCTGGTCGTGGCTCAGCTGTTGTTCCTCGAGTCTGAAAACCCGGACAAGGACATCCATCTGTACATCAACTCGCCGGGTGGCTCCGTGACTGCAGGGATGGCGATCTACGACACCATGCAGTTCATCAAGCCCGACGTGTCCACCGTATGCATCGGCCAGGCGGCCAGCATGGGGGCACTGTTGCTGGCAGGCGGTGCCGCTGACAAGCGTTACGCGCTGCCCAATTCTCGTGTGATGATTCACCAGCCGCTGGGTGGCTACCAGGGCCAGGCAACGGACATCGAGATCCACACCAAGGAAATCCTGACCATTCGCGAGAAGCTGAACCGCATTCTCGCGCACCATACGGGTCAGGACTTCGACACCATCGCCAACGATACGGACCGTGACAACTTCATGGCCGCCAATCAGGCGATGGAGTACGGCCTGATCGACGCCGTGCTGGAACGCCGTCCGGACGTGGAATGA